One Euphorbia lathyris chromosome 1, ddEupLath1.1, whole genome shotgun sequence DNA segment encodes these proteins:
- the LOC136210600 gene encoding UDP-glucuronate 4-epimerase 5: MSSLLLGTTTPSTPAKFKPDKSSIYLHPHYRSLRLHSFLSKLSFYSFLFLILFLFFFLLSPSSSSSYSRHRRNDLSGATDSLWEKKVTKSARPKSQSGLTVLVTGAAGFVGTHVSIALKRRGDGVLGLDNFNQYYDTSLKRARQKVLEKSGVFVVEGDINDLGLLKKLFDSVFFTHVMHLAAQAGVRYAMQNPKSYINSNIAGFVNLLEVCKSANPQPAIVWASSSSVYGLNKKVPFSENHRTDQPASLYAATKKAGEEIAHAYNHIYGLSITGLRFFTVYGPWGRPDMAYFFFTKNILKGKGIGIYETGDGRSVARDFTYIDDIVKGCLAALDTAKKSTGSGGKKKGSAQLRVFNLGNTSPVPVSRLVGILESILKVKAKKKVLPLPRNGDVEFTHANISLAQRELGYKPATDLETGLKKFVRWYLKYHSNSKKKKGSW; this comes from the coding sequence ATGTCTTCCCTCCTCCTGGGTACTACAACACCTTCTACGCCTGCCAAATTCAAGCCCGACAAATCCTCAATATATCTTCACCCTCACTACCGTTCTCTTCGATTGCATTCCTTTCTTTCTAAACTCAGTTTCTATTCCTTTCTTTTCCTCATTctcttcctctttttcttcctcctctccccttcctcttcctcttcttaCTCACGCCACCGCCGCAATGATCTCTCCGGCGCCACCGATTCTCTCTGGGAGAAAAAAGTCACCAAATCCGCCCGACCCAAATCACAATCTGGCCTCACCGTTTTGGTCACCGGTGCCGCTGGTTTTGTCGGAACTCATGTTTCGATTGCGCTGAAACGACGAGGTGATGGCGTGCTTGGACTCGACAATTTCAATCAGTATTATGATACAAGTCTTAAAAGAGCCCGTCAAAAGGTACTAGAAAAATCAGGGGTTTTTGTAGTGGAAGGAGATATCAATGATTTGGGATTATTGAAGAAGCTTTTTGATTCAGTGTTTTTCACTCATGTGATGCATTTAGCTGCTCAAGCTGGGGTTCGCTATGCAATGCAGAACCCTAAATCTTATATTAACAGCAATATTGCAGGGTTTGTAAATTTGCTTGAGGTATGTAAATCAGCGAATCCCCAACCTGCAATTGTTTGGGCGTCTTCTAGTTCAGTTTATGGGCTTAATAAAAAAGTACCGTTTTCAGAGAATCATAGAACTGATCAACCTGCGAGTTTATATGCTGCAACTAAGAAAGCAGGAGAAGAAATTGCTCATGCTTATAATCATATATATGGTCTTTCAATTACTGGGTTGCGTTTCTTCACTGTTTATGGTCCTTGGGGAAGGCCAGACATGGCCTATTTCTTTTTCACTAAGAACATTTTGAAGGGGAAAGGGATTGGGATTTATGAAACAGGTGATGGAAGGAGTGTTGCAAGGGATTTCACCTACATTGATGACATTGTAAAGGGGTGTTTGGCTGCTTTGGATACAGCAAAGAAGAGTACTGGAAGTGGAGGGAAGAAGAAGGGTTCTGCTCAACTTAGGGTTTTCAATTTGGGGAATACATCACCTGTCCCTGTTAGCAGGCTTGTTGGGATATTAGAGAGCATTTTGAAGGTTAAGGCTAAGAAAAAGGTGTTGCCTTTGCCTAGAAATGGAGATGTTGAGTTTACACATGCCAATATTAGTTTAGCTCAGAGAGAACTTGGATATAAGCCTGCAACTGATTTAGAAACTGGATTGAAGAAGTTTGTGAGATGGTACCTCAAGTACCATTCAaactcaaagaagaagaagggttCCTGGTGA
- the LOC136210601 gene encoding uncharacterized protein, whose product MKGVSSAPGDFVYFKSQVPLHRIPIGTKQWRYYDFGPKVVPPLICLPGIAGTAEVYYKQIMALSMKGYRVISVDIPRVWNHQEWIQAFEKFLDVIDVHHIHLYGTSLGGFLAQLFAQHRPRRVRSLILSNTFLDTRSFAAAMPWAPVVSWTPSFLLKRYVLTGIRDGPHEPFIADSVDFAVSQVETLSKDDLASRLTLNVDAASVGSLLLSDSYITIMDTNDYCAIPQQLKDQLSERYPEARRAYMKSGGDFPFLSRPDEVNLHLQLHMRRVGVEPRPDLVRGVPKDGTGGSYSKKEDKKEDPEDESEDGGNDESPSGTNQTTPVSESSESHTQDDPLESSEPRDTLHSCASFRELEIISNAILLQSAWESFLPILLLSYVQSLYLMTNLLFEIGVTIVK is encoded by the exons ATGAAAGGCGTCTCTTCGGCGCCTGGTGATTTTGTTTACTTCAAGTCTCAAGTCCCCCTCCACAGGATCCCT ATTGGCACAAAGCAATGGCGCTATTATGATTTTGGGCCTAAAGTAGTTCCTCCACTTATTTGCCTTCCTGGAATAGCAGGGACAGCAGAAGTTTACTATAAGCAGATTATGGCATTGTCCATGAAG GGTTACCGAGTGATTTCTGTTGATATTCCACGCGTATGGAATCATCAGGAGTGGATCCAGGCATTTGAGAAATTTCTGGATGTAATTGACGTTCACCAT ATACATCTGTACGGCACATCTCTTGGAGGCTTCTTAGCGCAACTTTTTGCACAGCATCGTCCAAGAAGAGTGAGATCATTGATACTATCAAACACATTTTTGGACACACGCAGTTTTGCAGCTGCAATGCCATGGGCTCCCGT TGTTAGTTGGACCCCCTCATTTTTGCTGAAGAGGTATGTATTAACTGGAATTCGGGATGGTCCTCACGAACCATTTATTGCAGATTCTGTGGACTTTGCTGTTTCTCAG GTTGAAACACTCTCAAAAGACGACTTGGCCTCCAGGCTGACTTTGAATGTCGATGCTGCTTCAGTTGGATCTCTTCTACTTTCAGATTCATACATCACTATAATGGAT ACAAATGATTATTGTGCAATTCCTCAACAACTCAAAGATCAATTGAGTGAAAGATACCCTGAAGCAAGGCGAGCTTACATGAAGAGTGGAGGTGACTTCCCTTTTCTATCTCGCCCAGATGAAGTCAACTTGCATCTTCAG TTACACATGCGGCGAGTTGGGGTTGAACCTCGACCAGACTTAGTCCGTGGTGTCCCGAAAGATGGCACCGGTGGGAGCTACAGCAAAAAGGAGGACAAGAAAGAAGATCCAGAGGATGAAAGTGAAGATGGAGGAAACGATGAAAGTCCATCTGGAACCAATCAGACAACTCCTGTGTCGGAAAGTTCAGAATCACATACACAAGATGATCCACTAGAAAGTTCAGAACCGAGAGATACTTTGCACTCTTGTGCATCATTCAGGGAACTAGAAATTATTAGCAATGCAATCCTTTTGCAGTCTGCGTGGGAGAGTTTTCTTCCAATTTTACTGCTCTCATATGTGCAGTCATTATACCTCATGACCAACTTGTTGTTTGAAATCGGAGTAACCATTGTAAAATAG
- the LOC136210602 gene encoding small ribosomal subunit protein uS15-like → MGRMHSRGKGISASALPYKRTPPSWLKISSQDVEDNICKFAKKGLTPSQIGVILRDSHGIAQVKSVTGSKILRVLKAHGLAPEIPEDLYHLIKKAVAIRKHLERNRKDKDSKFRLILVESRIHRLARYYKKTKKLPPVWKYESTTASTLVA, encoded by the exons ATGGGGCGTATGCACAGTCGAGG TAAGGGTATCTCCGCGTCTGCCCTCCCTTACAAGCGCACTCCTCCCAGCTGGCTCAAAATCTCCTCTCAAGAT GTTGAGGATAACATCTGCAAGTTTGCAAAGAAGGGTCTTACGCCCTCTCAGATCGGTGTCATCCTCCGTGATTCTCACGGTATTGCTCAGGTCAAGAGCGTAACTGGGAGCAAGATACTTCGCGTCCTCAAAGCTCACG GCCTAGCCCCGGAGATTCCAGAGGATCTTTACCATTTGATTAAGAAGGCTGTTGCTATCCGCAAGCATTTGGAGAGGAACAGGAAGGACAAAGATTCCAAATTTAGGTTGATTCTGGTGGAAAGCAGAATTCATAGGCTTGCTCGTTACTACAAGAAGACCAAGAAGCTCCCCCCTGTTTGGAAATA CGAGTCGACAACAGCAAGCACTCTGGTTGCTTAA